From one Cryptosporangium minutisporangium genomic stretch:
- a CDS encoding response regulator transcription factor has product MAEPNPPVRVLVADDQPLIRAGLRGVLESQPDISVVGEAADGAEAVTAARAGGVDVVLMDLRMPGVDGIEATRQLTADPGDSPGVAVLVLTTFEGEHDVLAAVAAGARGYLGKDADPESLLDAVRVVARGQTLLSPRAMAALSAGVTPPAPPATSPSALDSLTEREREVALLVAQGLTNDQIARRLVISPFTAKTHVNRAMSKIGARDRAGLVVAVHAAGG; this is encoded by the coding sequence ATGGCCGAGCCGAACCCGCCGGTGCGGGTACTCGTCGCCGACGACCAGCCGCTCATCCGCGCCGGCCTCCGGGGCGTGCTGGAGTCCCAGCCGGACATCTCCGTGGTCGGCGAAGCCGCGGACGGCGCCGAGGCGGTGACCGCGGCCCGCGCGGGCGGCGTCGACGTCGTGCTGATGGACCTGCGCATGCCCGGCGTCGACGGGATCGAAGCCACCCGGCAACTGACCGCCGATCCCGGCGACTCCCCCGGCGTCGCCGTCCTCGTCCTCACCACGTTCGAAGGCGAGCACGACGTCCTCGCCGCCGTCGCCGCGGGCGCCCGCGGTTACCTCGGCAAGGACGCCGATCCGGAGTCCCTTCTCGACGCCGTCCGGGTCGTCGCCCGCGGACAGACGCTGCTCTCCCCCCGTGCCATGGCCGCACTCAGCGCCGGGGTCACGCCACCTGCTCCGCCCGCGACCTCTCCGTCGGCCCTGGACTCGCTCACCGAGCGGGAACGTGAGGTCGCGCTACTGGTGGCGCAGGGGCTCACCAACGACCAGATCGCCCGCCGTCTGGTGATCTCCCCGTTCACCGCGAAGACGCACGTCAACCGGGCGATGTCGAAGATCGGGGCGCGGGACCGGGCCGGGCTGGTGGTCGCCGTCCACGCCGCCGGCGGCTGA
- a CDS encoding sensor histidine kinase has product MRGRGRIGLTLLGLAVVGLASASLVRSADERDGGTIVLLAVAIAVQGAMVVFRLRAPLTAWAVSLLCVLSIPADDAVWLVCVGVSQVLLAHVALVAQRRVTMVAAAVAVVTLCAANNRVHGFELIGNGGVVLLLWTASAAATGLAIRSHFDYVAAIEERARWAVETRTAEGRRLVAEERLRIARELHDVLGHHVAVIRVHAGLARRTLTSAPSKAAAALSETEAAAQAVLREMSGILRLLREDEQETPPAPAPGLADLDPLIETVRRGGLDVTVERDVDPQRVPDLTAVTTYRVVQECLTNARRHATGPLHLTMHTDATTMTITAANPARDVPAAGGGYGLIGMRERVRAVGGHLDVTRADGRFRVVAELPLDVGADLARKDA; this is encoded by the coding sequence ATGCGCGGACGGGGCCGGATCGGGCTCACACTCCTCGGCCTGGCGGTCGTCGGTCTCGCCTCTGCAAGCCTCGTCCGCAGCGCCGACGAGCGCGACGGCGGCACGATCGTCCTCCTCGCCGTGGCGATCGCCGTCCAGGGCGCCATGGTGGTGTTCCGGCTCCGCGCCCCGTTGACCGCGTGGGCCGTGAGCCTGCTCTGCGTGCTGTCGATCCCGGCCGACGACGCCGTGTGGCTGGTCTGCGTCGGGGTCAGCCAGGTGCTGCTGGCGCACGTCGCGCTGGTCGCCCAGCGCCGGGTGACGATGGTGGCCGCCGCCGTCGCGGTGGTGACGCTCTGCGCCGCCAACAACCGGGTGCACGGGTTCGAGCTGATCGGCAACGGCGGTGTGGTCCTGCTGCTCTGGACCGCGAGCGCCGCCGCGACCGGCCTGGCGATCCGCTCCCACTTCGACTACGTCGCCGCGATCGAGGAACGCGCCCGGTGGGCCGTGGAGACCCGCACCGCCGAGGGGCGCCGCCTGGTCGCCGAGGAACGGCTGCGCATCGCCCGCGAGCTCCACGACGTCCTCGGCCACCACGTCGCGGTGATCCGGGTGCACGCCGGTCTCGCCCGCCGCACGCTGACCTCCGCCCCGTCCAAGGCCGCCGCCGCGTTGTCGGAGACCGAGGCCGCCGCGCAGGCCGTCCTCCGGGAGATGAGCGGCATCCTCCGCCTGCTCCGCGAGGACGAGCAGGAGACACCCCCGGCCCCGGCGCCCGGCCTCGCGGACCTCGACCCGCTGATCGAGACCGTCCGCCGCGGCGGCCTGGACGTCACCGTCGAGCGCGACGTCGATCCGCAGCGCGTGCCCGACCTGACCGCGGTCACCACCTACCGCGTGGTGCAGGAGTGCCTGACCAACGCCCGCCGGCACGCCACCGGCCCCCTGCACCTTACGATGCACACCGACGCCACCACGATGACGATCACCGCCGCCAACCCGGCCCGCGACGTGCCGGCCGCCGGCGGCGGTTACGGTCTGATCGGCATGCGCGAACGCGTCCGCGCCGTCGGCGGCCACCTCGACGTCACCCGCGCCGACGGCCGGTTCCGGGTCGTCGCCGAGCTGCCGCTCGATGTCGGGGCTGACCTCGCCCGGAAGGATGCCTGA
- a CDS encoding MMPL family transporter has translation MALFLARLGAFSARRRRLVFAVWGAVLLAVVVGGATGLKFSDGGFTLGSTESGRALATMEEKFPAAESDDTDDAGTLQLVLTVPAGEQITSTANRTLVADALAEAGRVAHVESVSNPFDANRPYVSADQTTAVATLTLTGLRDDNRETVHEDVVAVAEHARDNGLIAEVGGTVEVAGAEQSPAEAVGAIIAFAILILTFGSLVAAGANMLGALLGLAVGLLGVFAFSAIHPIGATTPTLAAMIGLAVGIDYGLFILARFRTELREGRSIDDAIARSIGTAGSAVVFAGITVIIALVGLSVVRISFITEMGLAAAVTVAVAVLMALTFLPALMRVMGRRALPRKERAGRPPVQPAAEREGLTFLERWIRLVVKRPLVVGGTAIAALLVASIPVLSLTTALSSPGGEDPDSTQRAAYEQIATKFGEGSQNPLLVLVQGSDVATKLPAITEAITGLDHVAAVNPAGVSEAGDAALLQVVPKSGPIDDATRELVHDIRALDADGVELAVTGSTAVDIDTNQMLSNALIVYLVLVVGLSLLLMIVLFRSLLVPLLGTLGFLLSLGTAIGVTVAVFQWGWLDPLFPAPAGNPLLSLLPILLVGILFGLAMDYQVFLVSRMHEAHRHGLSPVEAVLDGFGRTAAVVVAAALIMTSVFAGFAFAESAFVAPIGLALAVGVLADAFVVRMIIVPALLTVFGESAWWMPRWLDRVLPHIDAEGSALEQTDPDATQDLATVR, from the coding sequence ATGGCACTATTCCTGGCCCGGCTGGGCGCGTTCAGCGCCCGGCGCAGGAGGCTCGTCTTCGCGGTCTGGGGGGCGGTGCTGCTCGCCGTCGTCGTCGGCGGGGCAACCGGCCTCAAGTTCAGCGACGGCGGCTTCACGCTGGGAAGCACCGAGTCGGGCCGAGCCCTGGCGACGATGGAGGAGAAGTTCCCCGCCGCGGAGTCCGACGACACGGACGACGCGGGCACGCTCCAGCTCGTGCTGACCGTGCCGGCCGGTGAGCAGATCACCAGCACCGCCAACCGGACCCTCGTCGCCGACGCGCTGGCCGAGGCCGGCCGCGTCGCGCACGTGGAGTCGGTGAGCAACCCGTTCGACGCGAATCGGCCCTACGTCTCCGCCGACCAGACCACCGCCGTGGCCACGCTGACGCTGACCGGTCTGCGCGACGACAACCGGGAGACCGTCCACGAGGACGTCGTCGCGGTCGCCGAGCACGCCCGCGACAACGGGCTGATCGCCGAGGTCGGCGGAACGGTGGAGGTCGCCGGGGCGGAGCAGAGTCCCGCCGAGGCCGTCGGCGCCATCATCGCGTTCGCGATCCTGATCCTGACGTTCGGATCCCTGGTGGCCGCCGGTGCGAACATGCTCGGCGCGCTCCTCGGCCTGGCCGTCGGCCTGCTCGGCGTCTTCGCGTTCTCCGCGATCCACCCGATCGGCGCCACCACCCCGACGCTGGCCGCGATGATCGGTCTGGCCGTCGGCATCGACTACGGCCTCTTCATCCTCGCCCGCTTCCGCACCGAGCTGCGCGAAGGCCGCTCGATCGACGACGCGATCGCCCGCTCGATCGGTACCGCCGGCTCCGCGGTCGTCTTCGCCGGCATCACGGTCATCATCGCGCTGGTCGGGCTCTCGGTCGTCCGGATCTCGTTCATCACCGAGATGGGCCTGGCCGCCGCCGTCACCGTCGCCGTGGCCGTTCTGATGGCCCTGACGTTCCTGCCCGCGCTGATGCGCGTCATGGGCCGCCGCGCCCTGCCCCGCAAGGAGCGCGCTGGCCGCCCGCCGGTGCAGCCCGCGGCCGAGCGGGAGGGCCTGACGTTCCTCGAGCGGTGGATCCGGCTGGTCGTCAAGCGCCCGCTGGTGGTCGGCGGGACGGCGATCGCCGCACTGCTGGTCGCCTCGATCCCGGTGCTGTCCCTGACCACCGCGCTGAGCTCCCCCGGCGGCGAGGACCCCGACAGCACCCAGCGCGCCGCCTACGAGCAGATCGCCACGAAGTTCGGCGAGGGCTCGCAGAACCCCCTGCTCGTCCTGGTGCAGGGCTCCGACGTCGCCACGAAACTGCCGGCGATCACCGAGGCGATCACCGGGCTCGACCACGTCGCCGCGGTCAACCCGGCCGGGGTCTCCGAGGCCGGTGACGCCGCACTGCTCCAGGTCGTGCCGAAGAGCGGGCCGATCGACGACGCGACCCGTGAGCTCGTGCACGACATCCGCGCCTTGGACGCCGACGGTGTCGAGCTGGCGGTGACCGGCTCGACGGCCGTCGACATCGACACCAACCAGATGCTCAGCAACGCGCTCATCGTCTACCTCGTGCTTGTTGTCGGTCTCTCGCTGCTGCTGATGATCGTGCTGTTCCGCTCGCTGCTCGTGCCGCTGCTGGGCACCCTCGGGTTCCTGCTCTCGCTCGGCACCGCCATCGGTGTCACGGTCGCGGTCTTCCAGTGGGGCTGGCTCGACCCGCTGTTTCCGGCCCCCGCCGGGAACCCGCTGCTGAGCCTGCTGCCGATCCTGCTGGTGGGCATCCTGTTCGGGCTCGCGATGGACTACCAGGTCTTCCTGGTGTCCCGGATGCACGAAGCCCACCGCCACGGCCTGAGCCCCGTCGAGGCCGTGCTCGACGGCTTCGGACGCACCGCCGCCGTCGTCGTGGCCGCCGCCCTGATCATGACGTCGGTGTTCGCCGGGTTCGCTTTCGCCGAGTCCGCGTTCGTGGCGCCGATCGGGCTGGCCCTCGCGGTGGGCGTTCTCGCCGACGCGTTCGTCGTGCGGATGATCATCGTCCCGGCGCTGCTCACGGTCTTCGGCGAGTCGGCCTGGTGGATGCCCCGCTGGCTGGACCGTGTCCTGCCCCACATCGACGCCGAGGGCAGCGCGCTGGAGCAGACCGACCCGGACGCCACCCAGGACCTGGCCACCGTGCGCTGA
- a CDS encoding AMP-binding protein — MPGLLREAAERHTDHPAIVDGSLRLTYADLLREVETASRAYLASGIRPGDRVAIWAPNQAEFIVALCGAAYLGAAVVPLNTRFRGAEARMILERSRASALVVSDGFLGQDYLAMLARAGAPETDGTGPADGTGPPHLHTIVDLGAGTHPDAVTWADFLDRAAQVDPAEAAAAADAVTPDTICDILYTSGTTGLPKGVMSAHRQTIGVADVWARGALLSEADRYAVVNPFFHSFGYKAGFVTSFTAGTTVYPVRTFDPEALMSLIQQERITVLPGAPTIFTTLINHPERVDYDLSSLRFAIAGAATVPENLFVQMLDVLGFDQVAQAYGLTECVVATQSRPNEDPRHVAETTGPAVDGLEIRIVDADGTAQPTGADGEILIRGNNVMLGYFEDPEATAATIDRDGWLHTGDQGRLDEHGCVTITGRLKDMFTVGGFNVYPAEVENVVAGHPAIAEAAVIGVPDDRLGSVGRAYVTLRPGAALDDAELLAYCRERLANFKAPREVVVLDELPRNASGKILKRVLAGGA; from the coding sequence ATGCCCGGGCTACTGCGCGAAGCGGCCGAGCGCCATACCGACCATCCGGCGATCGTCGACGGTTCGCTGCGGCTGACCTACGCCGATCTGCTCCGCGAGGTCGAGACCGCGAGCCGAGCGTATCTGGCGTCGGGCATCCGGCCCGGTGATCGGGTCGCGATCTGGGCACCGAACCAGGCGGAGTTCATCGTCGCACTCTGCGGCGCCGCGTACCTCGGCGCCGCGGTGGTGCCCCTCAACACCCGCTTCCGCGGCGCCGAGGCGCGGATGATCCTGGAGCGGTCGCGGGCCTCGGCGCTCGTCGTCTCCGACGGCTTCCTCGGCCAGGACTACCTGGCGATGCTGGCACGCGCCGGCGCCCCGGAGACCGACGGCACCGGACCCGCCGACGGCACCGGACCGCCACACCTGCACACGATCGTCGACCTGGGTGCCGGGACCCACCCGGACGCGGTGACCTGGGCCGACTTCCTGGACCGGGCCGCCCAGGTGGACCCCGCCGAGGCCGCCGCCGCCGCGGACGCCGTCACGCCGGACACCATCTGCGACATCCTCTACACCTCCGGCACGACCGGCCTGCCGAAGGGGGTGATGAGCGCCCACCGGCAGACGATCGGCGTGGCCGACGTCTGGGCGCGTGGTGCGTTACTCAGCGAGGCGGACCGGTACGCGGTCGTCAACCCGTTCTTCCACAGCTTCGGCTACAAGGCCGGCTTCGTCACGTCGTTCACCGCGGGCACCACGGTCTACCCGGTACGCACGTTCGACCCCGAAGCGCTGATGAGTCTGATCCAGCAGGAACGGATCACCGTGCTCCCGGGCGCGCCGACGATCTTCACGACGCTGATCAACCACCCCGAGCGCGTGGACTACGACCTCTCGTCGCTGCGGTTCGCGATCGCCGGGGCCGCCACCGTGCCGGAGAACCTGTTCGTGCAGATGCTCGACGTACTCGGCTTCGACCAGGTCGCCCAGGCCTACGGGCTGACCGAGTGCGTGGTCGCCACGCAGTCCCGCCCGAACGAGGACCCCCGGCACGTCGCCGAGACCACCGGCCCGGCCGTCGACGGCCTGGAGATCCGCATCGTCGACGCCGACGGCACCGCGCAGCCGACCGGCGCCGACGGGGAGATCCTGATCCGCGGGAACAACGTGATGCTCGGCTACTTCGAGGACCCGGAGGCCACCGCGGCCACGATCGACCGCGACGGCTGGCTGCACACCGGCGATCAGGGCCGTCTGGACGAGCACGGCTGCGTCACGATCACCGGCCGGCTCAAGGACATGTTCACGGTCGGCGGGTTCAACGTCTACCCGGCCGAGGTGGAGAACGTCGTCGCCGGTCACCCCGCGATCGCGGAGGCCGCGGTGATCGGTGTTCCGGACGACCGGCTCGGCTCGGTCGGGCGCGCGTACGTCACGCTGCGGCCCGGTGCGGCCCTCGACGACGCGGAGCTACTCGCGTACTGCCGGGAGCGGCTGGCGAACTTCAAGGCTCCCCGCGAGGTCGTCGTGCTGGACGAGTTGCCGCGCAACGCCAGCGGCAAGATCCTCAAGCGCGTCCTGGCCGGCGGGGCGTGA
- a CDS encoding TetR/AcrR family transcriptional regulator codes for MESVPRSKRRATSQKSLGRRSELLGIAAEMFADRGYTQTTVRDIGDAAGILSGSLYHHFDSKEAMLDEILRDFMGSLHAAFAEIVAEGEGPRQVLEGLIRSSFATIHERPHAVALYQNESSLLAHLPDFSYVAQTSNDIAQIWLDVLEAGRKEGTFRQDLEPGVAYRFIRDSVWGSVRWYSPDGKLGHEKVAEQYLAMLFGGLLA; via the coding sequence ATGGAGTCCGTGCCGCGCTCGAAGCGCCGCGCCACGTCCCAGAAGTCGCTCGGACGTCGGAGCGAGCTCCTCGGCATCGCTGCGGAGATGTTCGCGGACCGTGGCTACACCCAGACGACCGTGCGGGACATCGGGGATGCGGCGGGCATCCTCTCCGGCAGCCTCTATCACCACTTCGACTCCAAAGAGGCGATGCTCGACGAAATCCTCCGGGACTTCATGGGCAGCCTCCACGCGGCGTTCGCGGAGATCGTCGCCGAGGGCGAAGGGCCGCGGCAGGTCCTGGAAGGGCTCATCCGCTCCTCCTTCGCCACCATTCACGAACGCCCGCACGCCGTGGCGCTCTACCAGAACGAGTCGTCGCTGCTCGCCCATCTTCCGGACTTCTCCTACGTGGCCCAGACCAGCAACGACATCGCGCAGATCTGGCTGGACGTGCTCGAGGCCGGCCGGAAGGAAGGCACCTTCCGGCAGGACCTGGAGCCCGGCGTCGCCTATCGGTTCATCCGCGACTCGGTCTGGGGCTCGGTCCGCTGGTACTCCCCGGACGGCAAACTCGGCCACGAGAAGGTCGCGGAGCAGTACCTCGCGATGCTCTTCGGTGGCCTGCTCGCCTAG
- a CDS encoding CoA-transferase subunit beta, whose translation MSDVTRAEICVTACADAWRGAGEVLAHAVGTVPAISARLARLTHSPDLVLTDGEAFLMSEPPPLGGTAADGGVIEGWAPFSRIFDILNSGRRHSMMGASQIDRYGNQNISLIGDWDRPTRQLIGARGAPGNTVNHRTDYWVSRHSAKVFVESVDVVCGVGNDRARAHASSSLRFHDLGVVVTNLAVLGYDADGRLEIRSLHPGVTAEEVQANTGFPIECRSAPPTRPPTAEELELIRTVIDPKGLRDREVRS comes from the coding sequence ATGAGCGACGTGACCCGCGCCGAGATCTGCGTGACCGCCTGCGCGGACGCCTGGCGGGGCGCCGGGGAGGTCCTCGCGCACGCGGTCGGGACCGTCCCGGCGATCAGCGCCCGGCTCGCCCGCCTGACCCACTCCCCCGATCTGGTGCTCACCGACGGGGAGGCGTTCCTGATGAGCGAGCCGCCGCCGCTGGGCGGCACCGCCGCCGACGGCGGCGTGATCGAGGGCTGGGCGCCGTTCAGCCGGATCTTCGACATCCTCAACTCGGGGCGACGCCACAGCATGATGGGCGCCAGCCAGATCGACCGCTACGGCAACCAGAACATCTCGCTGATCGGCGACTGGGACCGCCCGACCCGACAGCTGATCGGGGCCCGCGGCGCGCCGGGCAACACTGTGAACCACCGCACCGACTACTGGGTGTCCCGGCACTCGGCGAAGGTGTTCGTGGAGTCCGTCGACGTGGTCTGCGGGGTCGGCAACGACCGCGCCCGCGCGCATGCGAGCAGCTCACTGCGGTTCCACGACCTCGGCGTGGTGGTCACGAACCTGGCGGTGCTCGGCTACGACGCCGACGGTCGGCTGGAGATCCGCTCGCTGCACCCCGGGGTGACCGCGGAGGAGGTACAGGCCAACACCGGGTTCCCGATCGAGTGCCGATCCGCACCGCCGACCCGTCCGCCGACCGCGGAGGAACTGGAGCTCATCCGGACGGTCATCGACCCGAAAGGGCTGCGCGACCGAGAAGTGCGGAGCTAG
- a CDS encoding CoA transferase subunit A, translated as MGNKTLALADVASHVESGMTIGIGGWGSRRKPMALVRQLLRSDVTDLTVVSFGGPDVGLLCAAGKVRRVIYGFVSLDSIPLDPHFRAAREQHGLPVTEYDEGMFVAALRAGASRLSFLPTRAGLESDVLRRNPELRTVASPYDDEVYVAVPGIRLDVALIHLNRADAQGNGQYLGPDPYFDDVLAMAADRCLLSVEKIVDTAELTATAPPQSLLISRLFVHHVVEARNGAHFTSCEPDYRRDEAFQRHYARSAADPDAWRTFTEEFLTGDEDQYQAAVKSLRTLEGAPA; from the coding sequence ATGGGAAACAAGACCCTGGCACTGGCCGACGTCGCGAGCCACGTCGAGTCCGGCATGACGATCGGCATCGGCGGCTGGGGTTCCCGGCGCAAACCGATGGCGCTCGTGCGTCAGCTGCTCCGCAGCGACGTCACCGACCTGACCGTGGTGAGCTTCGGCGGTCCGGACGTCGGCCTGCTCTGCGCCGCCGGAAAGGTGCGCCGGGTGATCTACGGGTTCGTCTCCCTGGACAGCATTCCGCTCGACCCGCACTTCCGCGCCGCCCGCGAGCAGCACGGCCTGCCGGTCACGGAGTACGACGAGGGCATGTTCGTCGCCGCGCTGCGGGCCGGGGCGAGCCGGTTGTCGTTCCTGCCGACCCGGGCCGGGCTGGAGAGCGACGTCCTGCGGCGCAACCCGGAGTTACGCACGGTCGCGTCCCCCTACGACGACGAGGTGTACGTGGCGGTGCCGGGCATCCGGCTGGACGTCGCGCTGATCCACCTCAACCGGGCTGACGCGCAGGGCAACGGCCAGTACCTGGGGCCGGATCCGTACTTCGACGACGTGCTCGCGATGGCCGCCGACCGCTGCCTGCTCAGCGTCGAGAAGATCGTGGACACCGCGGAGCTCACCGCGACCGCGCCGCCGCAGTCCCTGCTGATCAGCCGGTTGTTCGTGCACCACGTCGTGGAAGCACGCAACGGCGCCCACTTCACGTCCTGCGAGCCGGACTACCGCCGCGACGAGGCGTTCCAGCGCCACTACGCCCGGAGCGCCGCGGACCCCGACGCGTGGCGGACGTTCACCGAGGAGTTCCTCACCGGGGACGAGGACCAGTACCAGGCAGCGGTGAAGAGCCTGCGGACTCTCGAAGGAGCACCGGCATGA
- a CDS encoding acyl-CoA dehydrogenase family protein, translating to MRLALDDDQRALADAVTRLARRRADTLDLRAALASDRGYDDVLWTTLCEQIGAAALAIPEEHGGAGYTVSETLVVLERLGADLTPTPLLGSGVLATQAILAAAGPEHRGRLLPGLAEGRTIGALAWADTRGRWRTDGSDVEARRADGPAAAGPAAGGSADGWRLSGTATLVVDGAEADLLLAVATTPDGVGLFEVAPGAPGAIREPTPALDPTLRFATVHFDDAPATALTTDAAEALERVHDVATVAVTALQVGGAQAALDRTVEHLRTRVQFGRPLGSFQALKHRVADLHVQVESARSMFLAALWAAAAADADPDALRYRAACAKAWCSEAFSTVAAEMVQLHGGIAITWEHDAHLYFKRAHATAQLFGPAGAHRRRLLEYV from the coding sequence ATGCGCCTCGCACTCGACGACGACCAGCGGGCACTCGCCGACGCGGTGACCCGCCTGGCCCGGCGCCGCGCCGACACCCTCGATCTGCGCGCGGCCCTCGCGTCCGACCGCGGTTACGACGACGTCCTCTGGACGACGCTCTGCGAACAGATCGGTGCGGCGGCACTCGCGATCCCGGAGGAGCACGGCGGCGCCGGCTACACGGTGAGCGAGACGCTCGTCGTGTTGGAGCGGCTCGGCGCGGACCTCACCCCGACGCCGCTGCTGGGGTCCGGAGTCCTCGCCACCCAGGCGATTCTCGCCGCGGCCGGACCCGAACACCGCGGACGGCTGCTGCCCGGCCTCGCGGAGGGCCGCACGATCGGAGCGCTGGCCTGGGCCGACACCCGCGGCCGGTGGCGCACGGACGGCTCGGACGTCGAGGCCAGGCGGGCGGATGGCCCGGCCGCGGCCGGCCCGGCGGCGGGCGGCTCCGCCGACGGCTGGCGGCTGTCCGGCACCGCGACGCTGGTCGTGGACGGCGCCGAGGCCGACCTCCTGCTCGCGGTGGCCACCACGCCGGACGGCGTCGGCCTGTTCGAGGTGGCGCCCGGGGCTCCGGGTGCGATCCGGGAGCCGACGCCGGCCCTCGACCCCACGCTCCGGTTCGCGACCGTCCACTTCGACGACGCACCGGCCACCGCGCTCACCACCGACGCCGCTGAGGCGCTGGAGCGAGTGCACGACGTGGCGACGGTCGCGGTGACCGCACTGCAGGTGGGCGGTGCTCAGGCCGCGCTCGATCGCACCGTCGAGCACCTGCGGACCCGCGTCCAGTTCGGCCGGCCGCTCGGGTCGTTCCAGGCGCTCAAGCATCGGGTGGCCGACCTGCACGTCCAGGTGGAGAGCGCCCGCTCGATGTTCCTGGCCGCCTTGTGGGCCGCCGCGGCCGCCGACGCCGACCCGGACGCCCTGCGCTACCGCGCCGCGTGCGCCAAGGCCTGGTGCTCCGAGGCGTTCAGCACGGTCGCCGCGGAGATGGTGCAGCTGCACGGCGGCATCGCGATCACCTGGGAGCACGACGCCCACCTGTACTTCAAACGAGCGCACGCGACCGCACAGCTGTTCGGCCCGGCCGGCGCTCACCGCCGCCGGCTCCTGGAGTACGTGTGA
- a CDS encoding acyl-CoA dehydrogenase family protein — translation MRFALTDEQRAFADALDALLAAADVPAATRRWADGDPADGLHLWGRLADLGVTALGVPEEHGGLGGTPLDVAVALERLGYHGVPGPWIESVALAPALLADAAPEVLPELAKGTARVTCAALPWAPHALDADTATHVYLLTGGALSRARVDRPLRSVDPARALAPLTPEETIGTVDDRVVDQVALGTAAWLVGAGQRLLDDTVAYVTARRQFGRLIGEYQAVKHALADVRVGLDFARPLVGGAARSLGSAVTPEDASREVSAAKVLASDAAHRAARTALQLHGAIGYTREFDLSLWLLRVRALLGAWGTPAFHRARIAASLRGA, via the coding sequence ATGAGGTTCGCACTCACCGACGAGCAGCGCGCGTTCGCCGACGCGCTCGACGCCCTGCTGGCCGCCGCGGACGTCCCCGCGGCCACCCGGCGCTGGGCCGACGGCGACCCGGCCGACGGCCTGCACCTCTGGGGGCGCCTGGCCGACCTCGGGGTCACCGCGTTGGGCGTCCCGGAAGAGCACGGTGGCCTCGGCGGCACGCCGCTCGACGTCGCCGTGGCACTGGAGCGCCTGGGCTACCACGGGGTGCCCGGACCGTGGATCGAGTCGGTCGCGCTCGCACCGGCCCTGCTCGCCGACGCCGCCCCCGAGGTCCTGCCCGAGCTGGCCAAGGGAACTGCGCGCGTCACCTGCGCGGCGCTGCCCTGGGCGCCGCACGCGCTGGACGCCGACACCGCGACGCACGTCTACCTGCTGACCGGCGGCGCGCTCAGCCGGGCCCGCGTCGACCGGCCGCTCCGGTCGGTCGACCCGGCGCGGGCCCTCGCGCCGCTCACCCCGGAGGAGACGATCGGCACCGTCGACGACCGGGTCGTCGACCAGGTGGCGCTGGGTACCGCGGCGTGGCTGGTCGGCGCCGGGCAGCGCCTGCTCGACGACACGGTCGCCTACGTCACCGCTCGCCGCCAGTTCGGTCGGCTCATCGGCGAGTATCAGGCCGTCAAACACGCGCTCGCCGACGTCCGCGTCGGCCTCGACTTCGCCCGGCCGCTGGTCGGCGGTGCGGCCCGGTCGCTCGGCTCGGCGGTGACTCCGGAGGACGCGTCCCGGGAGGTCTCCGCCGCGAAGGTGCTGGCGTCCGACGCCGCGCACCGGGCGGCCCGCACCGCACTCCAGCTGCACGGCGCGATCGGCTACACCCGGGAGTTCGACCTGAGCCTCTGGCTGCTCCGGGTCCGCGCGCTGCTCGGGGCCTGGGGCACGCCAGCGTTCCACCGGGCACGAATCGCCGCGTCGCTGCGGGGGGCGTGA